One region of Oryza sativa Japonica Group chromosome 5, ASM3414082v1 genomic DNA includes:
- the LOC4339497 gene encoding mitogen-activated protein kinase kinase kinase 18, which produces MAVAVAAAAAVSRQWTRVRTLGRGASGAEVFLAADDASGELFAVKSVGAAGAAALRREQGVMAGLSSPHVVPCIGGRVGRDGSYQMFLEFAPGGSLADVAARCGGRMEECAVGEYAVDVARGLAYLHGMGLVHGDVKARNVVIGGDGRAKLADFGCARWADSGRPIGGTPAFMAPEVARGEEQSPAADVWALGCTVIEMATGRAPWSDMDDVLAAVHRIGYTEAVPEVPGWLSADAKDFLARCLQRRPIDRSTAAQLLEHPFVASAAGDGKPEAAKSKWVSPKSTLDAALWESDTDEEEDDELSQSTAERIGSLACAASSLPDWDSDDGWIDVISTPTEESCETTTSPADEETTTDLNGDIRTAEFELPHIDVDSGNGNTTHNVGEANAQHIISPSNLVFDQVLCKTPFCNKHIAIEFIPCFLLTNVFLPLSLLCSYAPHP; this is translated from the coding sequence atggcggtggcggtggcggcggcggcggcggtgagcagGCAATGGACGAGGGTGCGGACGCTGGGGCGCGGGGCGTCCGGGGCGGAGGTGTTCCTGGCGGCGGACGACGCGTCGGGGGAGCTGTTCGCCGTCAAGTCcgtgggcgcggcgggcgcggcggcgctgagGCGGGAGCAGGGGGTGATGGCCGGGCTGAGCTCGCCGCACGTCGTCCCCTGCATCGGCGGACGCGTGGGGCGCGACGGGTCGTACCAGATGTTCCTCGAGTTCGCCCCCGGCGGGTCGCTCGCCGACGtggcggcgaggtgcggcggGCGGATGGAGGAGTGCGCCGTCGGGGAGTACGCGGTGGACGTGGCCAGGGGGCTCGCGTACCTCCACGGGATGGGGCTGGTGCACGGGGACGTCAAGGCGAGGAATGTCGtgatcggcggcgacggccgggcgaAGCTCGCGGACTTCGGGTGCGCGAGGTGGGCGGATTCGGGCCGGCCGATCGGCGGCACGCCGGCGTTCATGGCGCCCGAGgtcgcgcgcggggaggagcagAGCCCAGCCGCCGACGTCTGGGCGCTCGGCTGCACGGTCATCGAGATGGCCACCGGCCGCGCGCCGTGGAGCGACATGGACGACGTGCTCGCGGCGGTGCACCGGATTGGCTACACGGAGGCCGTCCCCGAGGTCCCCGGTTGGCTGTCCGCCGACGCGAAGGACTTCTTGGCCAGGTGCTTGCAACGGCGCCCCATTGaccggagcacggcggcgcAGCTGCTAGAACACCCgttcgtcgcctccgccgccggcgacggcaagccggaGGCCGCGAAGTCCAAATGGGTGTCCCCCAAGAGCACCCTGGACGCCGCATTGTGGGAGTCCGacaccgacgaggaggaagacgacgagctGTCGCAGAGCACGGCCGAGAGGATCGGTTCACTGGcctgcgccgcctcgtcgctGCCGGATTGGGACTCCGACGACGGCTGGATCGATGTGATCTCCACCCCTACCGAAGAATCCTGCGAGaccaccacctcgccggccgacgaggagacgacgacTGACCTCAACGGCGACATCAGAACCGCAGAATTCGAGCTTCCCCACATTGACGTGGACAGCGGCAATGGCAACACCACCCACAATGTGGGAGAAGCCAATGCTCAGCACATTATTTCCCCTTCGAATTTAGTTTTCGATCAAGTACTATGTAAAACACCATTTTGTAACAAACACATTGCAATTGAATTCATACCATGTTTTCTCCTCACAAATGTTTTTCTCCCCCTTTCGCTGCTCTGTTCATACGCTCCTCACCCTTAG